Proteins encoded within one genomic window of Bradyrhizobium sp. CB1717:
- a CDS encoding flagellar motor switch protein FliG has product MAAPVGIAPVKQRGVTTLGGTEKVAALLLAMGRQAAASVLQQFEPQEIRIVTKAAAELRPITAQELEGIVEEFAQQFSMGANILGTLGGLEAVLGDVLPADQVSAIMTDLLGNSSRSVWDRVSSVSENSLATYLSKEHPQTAALILSKVKPSCAAKVMSQLPSSLRNELMRRVLSLKPIVDDAMKVLEKTLHEDLTLNFARNLGADTYARVADIINKMERGHIEDILKSLSEKRPKSAEVLKELLFTFDDVINLAPKARTMIFDQVPTDRIVVALKGTDKHFRELILSAVASRVRRVVEAELAIGEPSNQRDVLEARRVITDLALDLAEKGEIELNPDQEDELVFR; this is encoded by the coding sequence ATGGCGGCACCGGTCGGCATCGCTCCCGTCAAGCAGCGAGGCGTTACCACGCTGGGCGGCACGGAAAAGGTCGCCGCGCTCCTGCTGGCGATGGGCCGGCAGGCGGCCGCGAGCGTGCTTCAGCAGTTCGAGCCGCAGGAGATCCGCATCGTCACCAAGGCGGCGGCGGAGCTGCGGCCGATCACGGCGCAGGAGCTTGAGGGAATCGTCGAGGAGTTCGCCCAGCAGTTCTCGATGGGTGCGAACATTCTCGGCACCCTCGGTGGCCTGGAAGCCGTGCTCGGCGACGTGCTTCCGGCCGACCAGGTCTCGGCGATCATGACGGACCTGCTCGGCAATTCGAGCCGGTCGGTGTGGGACCGCGTCTCGTCGGTGTCGGAAAATTCGCTGGCGACCTACCTCTCCAAGGAGCATCCGCAGACCGCGGCGCTCATCCTGTCCAAGGTCAAGCCGTCCTGCGCCGCCAAGGTGATGAGCCAGCTGCCGTCGAGCCTGCGCAACGAGCTGATGCGGCGTGTGCTGAGCCTCAAGCCGATCGTCGACGACGCGATGAAGGTCCTCGAGAAGACGCTGCACGAAGATCTGACGCTGAATTTCGCCCGCAACCTCGGCGCGGACACCTATGCCCGTGTCGCCGACATCATCAACAAGATGGAGCGCGGCCACATCGAGGACATACTGAAGAGCCTGTCGGAGAAGCGACCGAAGTCGGCCGAGGTGCTGAAGGAGCTGCTGTTCACCTTCGACGACGTCATCAACCTGGCGCCGAAGGCGCGCACCATGATCTTCGACCAGGTTCCGACCGACCGCATCGTGGTCGCGCTGAAGGGCACCGACAAGCACTTCCGCGAGCTGATCCTGTCCGCGGTCGCCTCGCGCGTCCGCCGCGTCGTCGAGGCCGAGCTCGCGATCGGCGAGCCGTCGAACCAGCGCGACGTGCTCGAGGCGCGCCGTGTGATCACCGACCTCGCACTCGACCTCGCGGAGAAGGGCGAAATCGAGCTCAACCCCGACCAGGAGGATGAGCTGGTCTTCCGCTGA
- the flhB gene encoding flagellar biosynthesis protein FlhB, with protein sequence MAETSDQESKTEEPTEKKVRDSLEQGKIPVSREASIFASMAALMVIQAFLIGQGVQQLVPTLKGLLDDPEGFPLGTGADALNLLTVVGLQAFRFLVPLLVILVVFGLAASLLQNAPRLVLQRIAPDLSRISPIGGWSRLFGKQGLVEFAKSLFKLGSVSAVVAFVLRSSEAKAFEAMYTDPVALPEMILNIAMRIVSAICIATIVLVAIDLAWARFHWRRELRMTKQEIKDEHKQAEGDPLVKARLRSLARDRSRQRMIASAARATLVIANPTHFAIALRYKREENPAPLVVAKGMDVIALKIREVAEQNRIPVIENKALARALYEAVQVDQVIPAEFFRPVAEIIYFLQSKQTPRPEKVQ encoded by the coding sequence ATGGCAGAAACATCCGATCAGGAGAGCAAGACAGAAGAGCCGACCGAGAAGAAAGTCCGTGATTCGCTCGAACAGGGCAAAATTCCGGTCTCTCGGGAGGCATCCATCTTCGCCTCGATGGCCGCGCTGATGGTGATCCAGGCATTCCTGATCGGCCAGGGCGTGCAGCAATTGGTGCCGACTCTGAAGGGGTTGCTCGACGATCCCGAGGGCTTTCCCCTCGGCACCGGGGCCGACGCGCTGAACCTCCTCACCGTGGTGGGGCTTCAGGCGTTTCGATTCCTGGTGCCGCTGCTCGTCATCCTGGTGGTGTTCGGACTCGCTGCATCGCTGCTGCAAAATGCGCCGCGCCTGGTGCTGCAGCGTATCGCGCCGGACCTGTCGCGGATCTCCCCGATCGGCGGCTGGAGCCGGCTGTTCGGAAAGCAGGGCCTCGTCGAGTTTGCCAAGTCGCTGTTCAAGCTCGGCTCGGTGAGCGCCGTGGTCGCCTTCGTGCTGCGCTCGTCCGAAGCGAAGGCGTTCGAGGCGATGTACACCGATCCGGTTGCGCTGCCGGAGATGATCCTCAACATCGCGATGCGGATCGTCTCGGCCATCTGCATCGCGACCATCGTCCTGGTCGCGATCGATCTCGCCTGGGCGCGCTTTCACTGGCGGCGCGAGCTGCGCATGACCAAGCAGGAAATCAAGGACGAGCACAAGCAGGCCGAGGGCGATCCGCTGGTCAAGGCGCGCCTGCGCTCGCTGGCGCGCGACCGCTCGCGGCAACGGATGATCGCTTCCGCTGCGCGCGCGACGCTCGTGATCGCGAACCCGACGCACTTTGCGATCGCGCTGCGCTACAAGCGTGAAGAAAACCCGGCGCCGCTCGTCGTGGCCAAGGGCATGGACGTGATCGCGCTCAAGATCCGCGAGGTCGCCGAGCAGAACAGGATCCCGGTGATCGAGAACAAGGCCTTGGCGCGCGCGCTCTACGAGGCGGTTCAGGTCGATCAGGTGATTCCGGCGGAGTTCTTCCGGCCGGTCGCCGAGATCATCTACTTCCTGCAGTCGAAGCAGACACCGCGCCCCGAGAAGGTTCAGTAG
- the flgB gene encoding flagellar basal body rod protein FlgB, producing MDQNGAVVGPLYLFELASSQARYLELRQSTIATNVANANTPGFKARDVEPFNKVLDTMPVRLATTSPSHLQLSAAETDTRATAKKDSWEVVHSGNSVSLEQEMIKGNDVNRDYSMNSAVVRSFHRMLLSSVKT from the coding sequence ATGGACCAGAATGGGGCTGTCGTGGGACCGCTTTATCTCTTCGAACTGGCATCGTCGCAGGCGCGGTACCTCGAGCTCCGCCAGTCGACCATCGCGACCAACGTCGCCAATGCCAATACGCCGGGCTTCAAGGCGCGCGACGTCGAGCCGTTCAACAAGGTGCTCGACACGATGCCGGTCAGGCTTGCGACGACATCGCCGTCACACCTGCAGCTGTCCGCGGCCGAAACCGACACGCGCGCGACGGCCAAGAAGGACAGCTGGGAAGTGGTGCACTCCGGCAATTCCGTCAGCCTCGAGCAAGAGATGATCAAGGGCAACGACGTCAATCGCGACTACTCGATGAATTCGGCGGTCGTGCGCTCGTTCCACCGCATGCTGCTGTCGAGCGTGAAGACCTGA
- the flgC gene encoding flagellar basal body rod protein FlgC, protein MLDSLSASLTVASSGLEAQSTRMRIVSENLANATSTGRTAGADPYQRKTITFDAAMDRASGAQLAKVKEIGVDTTPYRVEYDPGHPAADKAGYVKLPNVNMMIEMADMREVNRSYEANLQVVKQVRSMLGMTIDLLRS, encoded by the coding sequence ATGCTGGACTCACTGAGCGCCTCTCTGACGGTTGCGAGCTCCGGGCTCGAGGCGCAGTCGACGCGCATGCGCATCGTCTCGGAAAATCTCGCCAACGCGACCTCGACGGGCCGCACCGCCGGCGCCGATCCGTATCAGCGCAAGACCATCACGTTCGATGCCGCGATGGACCGTGCCTCGGGCGCGCAGCTCGCGAAGGTCAAGGAAATCGGCGTCGACACCACGCCGTACCGCGTCGAGTACGACCCCGGGCATCCCGCCGCCGACAAGGCCGGCTACGTCAAGCTGCCGAACGTCAACATGATGATCGAGATGGCCGACATGCGGGAAGTCAACCGATCCTATGAAGCCAATCTCCAGGTGGTGAAGCAGGTGAGGTCGATGCTGGGCATGACCATCGACCTTCTGAGGAGCTGA
- a CDS encoding flagellar hook-basal body complex protein FliE has translation MLEAISSTAISAGQAASRATETQAIAPAAPTSIQSIDDVGFESVMKQVTTDAIGTLKAGEAASISAMQGKESTRKVVEALMSAEQALQTAVAVRDKVVQAYQEVVRMSI, from the coding sequence ATGCTTGAGGCGATTTCATCCACCGCGATTTCCGCAGGCCAAGCGGCATCCCGCGCCACCGAAACGCAGGCCATCGCGCCGGCTGCGCCGACGTCAATCCAGTCGATCGACGATGTTGGATTCGAGTCGGTGATGAAGCAGGTGACGACGGACGCGATCGGTACGCTGAAGGCCGGCGAAGCGGCGTCGATCTCGGCGATGCAGGGCAAGGAATCGACGCGGAAGGTCGTGGAAGCATTGATGTCGGCCGAGCAGGCCTTGCAGACGGCGGTCGCGGTTCGCGACAAGGTCGTGCAGGCCTACCAGGAAGTCGTCCGGATGTCGATTTGA
- the flgG gene encoding flagellar basal-body rod protein FlgG produces MKSLAIAATGMNAQQTNIEVIANNIANINSTSYKRARAEFTDLFYQMDRMQGVANVNGSSPIPEGANLGLGVKSAAIRKLHIQGALTQTGNPYDLAINGRGWFQVLGPNNEVQYTRAGSFNVNANSQLVTTDGYLLDPAITIPQGTVEVTVNATGQVFAKLDTEVNPRQIGQLNLANFANEAGLEPLGSNLYRETTASGTPVVGLPGDAGYGKINQKYLEASNVDPVKEITELISAQRAYEMNAKVIQASDEMASTVSKGLR; encoded by the coding sequence GTGAAATCGCTCGCCATTGCGGCTACGGGCATGAATGCCCAGCAGACCAATATCGAAGTCATCGCGAACAACATCGCCAACATCAACTCGACGTCGTACAAGCGGGCGCGCGCCGAATTCACCGATCTGTTCTATCAGATGGACCGCATGCAGGGCGTCGCCAACGTCAACGGTTCGTCGCCGATCCCGGAGGGCGCCAATCTCGGTCTCGGCGTCAAGTCGGCGGCGATCCGCAAGCTGCACATCCAGGGTGCGCTCACCCAGACCGGCAACCCTTACGACCTCGCGATCAACGGTCGCGGCTGGTTCCAGGTGCTGGGCCCCAACAACGAGGTGCAGTACACCCGCGCGGGTTCGTTTAACGTCAATGCCAACAGTCAGCTCGTCACCACCGACGGCTATCTGCTGGATCCCGCAATCACCATCCCGCAGGGAACGGTCGAGGTCACGGTCAATGCTACCGGCCAGGTATTTGCCAAGCTGGACACGGAAGTGAACCCGCGGCAGATCGGCCAGCTCAACCTCGCCAATTTCGCCAACGAAGCGGGCCTCGAGCCGCTGGGCAGCAATCTCTATCGCGAGACCACGGCGTCCGGCACGCCGGTCGTCGGGCTGCCGGGCGATGCCGGCTACGGCAAGATCAATCAGAAATATCTCGAAGCCTCGAACGTCGATCCCGTCAAGGAAATCACCGAGTTGATCTCGGCGCAGCGCGCCTACGAAATGAACGCCAAGGTCATCCAGGCCTCGGATGAAATGGCCTCGACGGTATCGAAGGGCCTTCGTTAG
- the flgA gene encoding flagellar basal body P-ring formation chaperone FlgA, which translates to MLNRVGLIVRGLAAVLLVLASVRVAVAEEKRLPVPAVSIRAGELIRDDMITERAFAPNVLGVAMFIEGRQVLVGRMARRALLPGQPIPTNSVEDPWTVARGAMVKVVVEDSGLSIVTYGSAMQSGAAGALIPVRNTDTGVIIRGVVQPDGTVKVVDGS; encoded by the coding sequence ATGTTGAACAGGGTGGGCCTGATCGTGCGCGGGTTGGCCGCCGTGCTGCTGGTTCTCGCCTCGGTGCGCGTCGCCGTCGCCGAGGAGAAGCGGCTTCCCGTGCCTGCCGTCTCGATCCGTGCCGGCGAGCTGATCCGGGACGACATGATCACGGAGCGCGCCTTCGCGCCGAACGTGCTCGGCGTCGCCATGTTCATCGAAGGACGCCAGGTCCTGGTCGGTCGCATGGCCCGGCGCGCGCTGCTGCCGGGCCAGCCGATCCCGACCAACTCGGTGGAGGATCCCTGGACCGTCGCCCGCGGCGCCATGGTCAAGGTCGTCGTCGAAGACAGCGGCCTGTCGATCGTCACTTACGGTTCGGCAATGCAGTCGGGCGCGGCCGGCGCGCTCATCCCGGTACGCAACACCGATACCGGCGTGATCATCAGGGGCGTCGTCCAACCGGACGGCACCGTCAAGGTCGTGGACGGATCATGA
- the flgI gene encoding flagellar basal body P-ring protein FlgI: MTRVLLALVLLLCAASAQAAVRIKDIADIKGLRENQIVGYGLVIGLNGTGDTLRNAPFTEQSLQSMLENMGINVRNETTSTTNPTRPTTLRTRNVAAVMVTADLPPSIGPGERMDVTVSSLGDATSLLGGTLVMTSLRAADGAVYAVAQGAVTVAGYSVGGQAQSVSQGTPTAGRIPNGALVEREVQGSLHEMEFLVLELKNPDFVTATRILDAVNRYAGGRYRSQIAFERDYRTIVLSKPRHVGPVRFLAEIGELTVEPDTPARVVINERTGTVVIGRDVRISTVAVTHGNLTVRVTEMPVVSQPAPFSRGQTVVVPQTVVEANEAGSQVAILSGVDLQRLVRGLNQIGLKPSGIIAILQAIKTAGALQADVIVQ; this comes from the coding sequence ATGACCAGAGTCCTGCTTGCGCTCGTCCTGCTGCTTTGCGCCGCCAGCGCCCAGGCCGCCGTCCGCATCAAGGACATTGCCGATATCAAGGGGCTGCGCGAAAACCAGATCGTCGGCTATGGCCTCGTCATCGGCCTGAATGGAACCGGCGACACGCTGCGCAATGCCCCGTTCACGGAGCAGTCCCTGCAATCGATGCTCGAGAACATGGGCATCAACGTCAGGAACGAAACCACGAGCACCACCAATCCGACGCGCCCGACCACGCTGCGCACGCGCAACGTCGCGGCGGTGATGGTGACGGCAGACCTGCCGCCCTCGATCGGGCCCGGCGAGCGGATGGACGTGACGGTGTCCTCGCTCGGCGATGCGACCTCGCTGCTCGGCGGCACGCTGGTGATGACGTCGCTGCGCGCCGCGGACGGTGCGGTCTATGCGGTGGCCCAAGGCGCGGTCACGGTTGCCGGCTACAGCGTGGGCGGCCAGGCCCAGAGCGTCAGCCAGGGCACGCCGACCGCCGGACGCATTCCGAACGGCGCGCTGGTCGAGCGCGAGGTGCAGGGAAGCCTCCATGAAATGGAGTTCCTGGTGCTGGAGCTCAAGAACCCCGACTTCGTCACTGCGACGCGCATCCTGGACGCCGTCAACCGCTACGCCGGCGGCCGCTACCGCTCGCAGATCGCCTTCGAGCGCGACTATCGGACTATCGTGCTGTCGAAGCCGCGCCATGTTGGCCCGGTCCGCTTCCTGGCGGAAATCGGCGAACTGACGGTTGAACCGGATACTCCGGCGCGGGTGGTGATCAACGAGCGCACCGGCACGGTGGTGATCGGACGCGACGTGCGGATATCGACGGTTGCGGTGACGCACGGCAATCTGACGGTCCGCGTCACCGAGATGCCCGTGGTGTCGCAGCCGGCACCGTTCTCGCGGGGCCAGACGGTGGTCGTCCCCCAGACCGTGGTCGAGGCGAACGAGGCCGGATCGCAGGTGGCCATTCTGAGCGGCGTCGACCTCCAGCGCCTGGTTCGCGGATTGAACCAGATCGGCCTCAAGCCATCGGGCATCATCGCCATTCTCCAGGCGATCAAGACGGCCGGCGCGCTGCAGGCCGATGTCATCGTCCAATGA
- a CDS encoding MotE family protein produces MLKLDHKAKLLLLVAAVALTGASPVLALDEAKASKPLNLLSFARARAPGPQKPAPASPIPGDNASIRAAAWAAEDSGPATTGAVPAPEPPASAPARAAAPAPAAAPARPAKPGSVTAPAKPAPQQAVGSADNEVALFCSNVADPAVDARLAWQIKELEKAETQLRERIAEVEAKRAEYEKWMALRDDFLKKAEAQVVEIYSRMKPDAAATQIAGMSDETAAAVLAKLSPRSSSAIFNEMDTARAAHLADVLGGMRRVDDGKTK; encoded by the coding sequence ATGCTGAAGCTGGATCACAAAGCCAAACTCCTTCTGCTGGTCGCGGCCGTGGCGCTCACGGGCGCTTCGCCCGTGCTTGCGCTGGATGAAGCCAAGGCGTCGAAGCCGCTCAACCTGCTTTCCTTCGCGCGTGCTCGCGCGCCAGGACCGCAGAAGCCGGCCCCCGCGTCGCCGATACCGGGCGATAATGCATCAATCCGGGCGGCTGCGTGGGCGGCCGAAGATTCCGGGCCCGCAACTACCGGCGCGGTGCCGGCACCCGAGCCTCCTGCTTCTGCTCCTGCCCGTGCAGCGGCACCCGCACCAGCTGCCGCGCCCGCGCGTCCGGCCAAGCCCGGCAGCGTCACGGCGCCGGCGAAGCCTGCACCGCAGCAGGCCGTTGGGTCCGCCGACAACGAGGTCGCCCTGTTCTGCAGCAACGTGGCCGATCCCGCCGTCGACGCGAGGCTCGCCTGGCAGATCAAGGAGCTGGAGAAGGCCGAGACCCAGCTCCGCGAGCGGATCGCCGAGGTCGAGGCCAAGCGCGCCGAATACGAGAAGTGGATGGCGCTGCGCGACGACTTCCTGAAGAAGGCCGAGGCCCAAGTCGTCGAGATCTATTCGCGGATGAAGCCGGACGCCGCGGCCACCCAGATCGCCGGCATGTCGGACGAGACCGCTGCAGCCGTGCTTGCCAAGCTCAGCCCGAGGAGCTCGAGCGCAATTTTCAACGAGATGGATACGGCGCGCGCCGCGCACCTTGCCGACGTGCTCGGCGGAATGCGCCGCGTGGATGACGGAAAGACCAAATAG
- the flgH gene encoding flagellar basal body L-ring protein FlgH, whose amino-acid sequence MKNLILILSLLMLAGCVGDPNEILTGPRLSPVGSGLRTQADPIPVTPRVRTPVSYRSTWDDGTDLYRDPRARRTGDVVTVIISMQDKAKLDNKTDRSRDSQIKFGLDWLMDVAGWSDKGSTSANLSTNTQIKGNGQIDRTEDIKLSIAAIVTDVLPNGNMMISGSQEFRVNTEMRVLNVGGIVRPRDISRTNTISYDKIAEARVSYGGRGNLSDVQQPGWGHRIYDTVAPF is encoded by the coding sequence ATGAAGAATCTGATCCTCATCCTGTCGCTCCTGATGCTTGCCGGATGCGTCGGTGACCCGAACGAGATCCTGACCGGTCCGCGATTGTCGCCGGTCGGCAGCGGTCTGAGGACGCAGGCCGATCCGATTCCGGTGACGCCGCGCGTGCGCACGCCCGTCAGCTACCGCTCGACCTGGGACGACGGCACCGATCTCTACCGCGATCCCCGCGCGCGGCGCACCGGCGACGTCGTGACGGTGATCATCTCGATGCAGGACAAGGCCAAGCTCGACAACAAGACCGATCGCTCGCGCGATTCGCAGATCAAGTTCGGGCTGGACTGGCTGATGGACGTCGCGGGATGGAGCGACAAGGGCTCCACCAGCGCCAATCTCAGCACCAACACGCAGATCAAGGGCAACGGTCAGATCGATCGCACCGAGGACATCAAGCTGTCCATCGCCGCAATCGTCACCGACGTGTTGCCGAACGGCAATATGATGATCAGCGGTTCGCAGGAATTCCGCGTCAACACCGAGATGCGCGTGCTCAATGTCGGCGGCATCGTGCGTCCGCGCGATATTTCGCGGACCAACACGATCTCCTACGACAAGATCGCGGAGGCGCGCGTGTCCTATGGTGGTCGCGGAAACCTGTCTGACGTGCAGCAGCCTGGATGGGGGCATCGGATCTATGACACCGTGGCACCGTTCTGA
- a CDS encoding flagellar basal body-associated FliL family protein — protein MRLIAAILALTLVAIGAGALAGLHLFAAAERVADAKKSASEPPIASSYAGSARLRKLSPIVTNLAAPANNWARVEASMVTESMSDEEAGILAAHISEDIVTYLRSSSVTQFEGSRGLQHLRDDLTERANIRSSGKVRELIIETLVIQ, from the coding sequence ATGCGCCTGATTGCGGCCATCCTGGCGCTGACCCTGGTCGCGATCGGTGCGGGCGCACTCGCGGGCCTGCATCTGTTCGCGGCCGCCGAGCGCGTCGCCGACGCGAAGAAGAGCGCCTCGGAGCCGCCGATCGCGTCAAGCTACGCCGGCAGCGCCCGGCTTCGCAAACTGTCCCCGATCGTGACCAATCTGGCCGCGCCGGCCAACAACTGGGCCCGCGTCGAGGCCTCCATGGTGACGGAAAGCATGAGCGACGAGGAAGCCGGCATCCTGGCCGCCCATATCAGCGAGGACATCGTGACCTATCTGCGGTCGTCGTCGGTCACGCAATTCGAGGGATCGCGCGGCCTCCAGCACCTGCGCGACGACCTGACCGAGCGCGCCAATATCCGCTCGTCCGGCAAGGTCCGCGAATTGATCATAGAGACGTTGGTGATCCAGTGA
- the fliP gene encoding flagellar type III secretion system pore protein FliP (The bacterial flagellar biogenesis protein FliP forms a type III secretion system (T3SS)-type pore required for flagellar assembly.), whose product MRVKVLLLALLLAVLPEVALAQIPDLNSLLPPGNGSTSGRIIQLMALITVLSVAPGLLIMVTSFTRFAVALSFLRSGLGLQTTPANLVMVSLALFMTFYVMAPTFDRAWETGVQPLMKNEISEEEAYLKITDPFREFMLAHVRDKDLQTFESLAAESFRKKFDDKRVDLRVIIPAFMISELRRSFEIGFLIMLPFLVIDMIVATLTMSMGMMMMPPTILALPFKMLFFVLIDGWNLLASGLVRSFS is encoded by the coding sequence GTGAGAGTGAAAGTCCTGCTGCTCGCGTTGCTTCTGGCCGTGCTGCCCGAGGTGGCGCTGGCCCAGATCCCGGACCTCAACTCGCTGCTGCCTCCCGGCAACGGCTCGACCAGCGGCCGCATCATCCAGCTGATGGCGCTGATCACGGTGCTGTCGGTAGCGCCGGGGCTGCTCATCATGGTGACGAGCTTCACGCGATTTGCGGTGGCGCTGTCGTTCCTGCGCTCCGGCCTCGGCCTCCAGACCACGCCGGCCAATCTCGTGATGGTCAGCCTCGCGCTGTTCATGACCTTCTACGTGATGGCGCCGACCTTCGACCGCGCCTGGGAGACCGGCGTCCAGCCTCTCATGAAGAACGAGATCTCGGAGGAGGAGGCCTATCTGAAGATCACCGATCCGTTCCGCGAATTCATGCTGGCTCATGTCCGCGACAAGGATCTGCAGACCTTCGAGTCGCTCGCCGCCGAAAGCTTTCGCAAGAAGTTCGACGACAAGCGCGTCGATCTGCGCGTGATCATTCCGGCCTTCATGATCTCCGAGCTCCGGCGCTCGTTCGAGATCGGCTTCCTCATCATGCTGCCGTTCCTCGTCATCGACATGATCGTGGCGACGCTGACGATGTCGATGGGCATGATGATGATGCCGCCGACGATCCTCGCCCTGCCGTTCAAGATGCTGTTCTTCGTGCTGATCGACGGCTGGAACCTGCTGGCCTCCGGACTGGTGCGGTCGTTCTCGTAG
- a CDS encoding flagellin: protein MSSLLTNSTAMTALQTLRSVSSQLATTQTRISTGQRVSTASDNAAYWSIATSMRSDNAALAAVSDSLGLSAATVDTEYTALNTVIGDKDSGLTKLQALLVEAKTAGIDRSKIQADVTQIQAQLKSTANSATINGINWLSIDVTPSSSTATPTSFNLVSSYSRVGSTPTIGTITVTTATYALYTTGGSTASGILDTVTGNSTTGFASVSSLNIGSLTDSATDQAKLDGYIAQVTAAIGTVASAAANLGAVKNRISTNTEFVKNLMDSVDRGIGQLVDADMNQESTRLSALQVQQQLGVQALSIANNSSQSILSLFR from the coding sequence ATGTCAAGCCTGCTTACGAACTCGACCGCCATGACCGCGCTCCAGACCCTGCGGTCTGTCAGCTCGCAGCTCGCCACCACGCAGACCCGCATCTCCACCGGCCAGCGCGTGTCGACCGCTTCGGACAACGCTGCCTATTGGTCGATCGCAACCTCGATGCGCTCCGACAACGCCGCGCTCGCCGCCGTCTCCGACTCGCTCGGTCTGTCCGCCGCGACCGTCGACACCGAATACACCGCTCTGAACACGGTCATCGGCGACAAGGACTCCGGCCTGACCAAGCTGCAGGCGCTGCTGGTCGAAGCCAAGACCGCCGGTATCGACCGCTCCAAGATCCAGGCAGACGTCACCCAGATCCAGGCGCAGCTGAAGTCGACGGCCAACTCGGCCACGATCAACGGCATCAACTGGCTGAGCATCGACGTCACGCCCTCGTCGTCCACGGCCACGCCGACGAGCTTCAACCTCGTGTCGTCGTACTCGCGTGTCGGCAGCACGCCCACCATCGGTACCATCACCGTGACGACCGCCACCTACGCGCTCTACACCACCGGCGGCTCAACGGCCAGCGGCATCCTGGATACGGTGACCGGCAACAGCACGACCGGGTTCGCGTCGGTTTCCTCGCTCAACATCGGCTCGCTGACCGACTCGGCGACCGACCAGGCCAAGCTCGACGGCTACATCGCGCAGGTCACCGCCGCAATCGGCACGGTTGCCTCGGCCGCCGCCAATCTCGGTGCGGTCAAGAACCGTATCTCGACCAACACGGAGTTCGTCAAGAACCTGATGGACTCGGTGGATCGTGGTATCGGCCAGCTCGTCGACGCCGACATGAACCAGGAGTCCACCCGTCTGTCGGCCCTCCAGGTCCAGCAGCAGCTCGGCGTTCAGGCGCTCTCGATCGCCAACAACAGCAGCCAGAGCATCCTGTCGCTGTTCCGCTAA
- a CDS encoding flagellin produces the protein MGSSLLTNSSAMTALQTLRNVSSQLATTQNRISTGQRVSTASDNSAYWSIATSMRSDNAALSAVSDSLGLSAAMVDTEYTALNTVIGDKESGLTKLQALLVEAKTAGIDRTKIQSEVTQIQQDMKLKASSATINGINWLSIDVTPSSSTATPTTFNLVSSYSRVGGTPTIGSITVTTATFALYTTGGSTTSGILDTVTGNSTTGFASVATLAIGSLTDSATDQAKLDGYINQVTAAINTVASAAANLGAVKNRIATNTEFVKNLMDSVDRGIGQLVDADMNAESTRLQALQTQQQLGVQALSIANQNSQSILSLFR, from the coding sequence ATGGGTTCTAGCCTTCTCACCAACTCGTCTGCAATGACCGCGCTGCAGACCCTCCGCAACGTCAGCTCGCAGCTTGCGACCACGCAGAACCGGATCTCGACCGGCCAGCGCGTGTCGACCGCTTCGGATAACTCCGCCTATTGGTCGATCGCGACCTCGATGCGCTCCGACAACGCCGCGCTCTCCGCGGTCTCCGACTCGCTCGGTCTGTCGGCCGCGATGGTCGACACCGAATACACCGCTCTGAACACGGTCATCGGCGACAAGGAGTCTGGCCTGACCAAGCTCCAGGCGCTGCTGGTCGAAGCCAAGACCGCCGGTATCGACCGGACCAAGATCCAGTCGGAAGTCACCCAGATCCAGCAGGATATGAAGCTCAAGGCCAGCTCGGCCACGATCAACGGCATCAACTGGCTGAGCATCGACGTTACGCCCTCGTCGTCCACGGCCACGCCGACGACCTTCAACCTCGTGTCGTCGTACTCGCGTGTCGGCGGTACGCCCACGATCGGCTCCATCACGGTGACGACCGCCACCTTCGCGCTCTACACCACCGGCGGCTCAACCACGTCCGGCATCCTGGATACGGTGACCGGCAACAGCACGACCGGGTTCGCATCGGTCGCCACGCTCGCCATCGGCTCGCTGACCGACTCGGCGACTGACCAGGCCAAGCTCGACGGCTACATCAACCAGGTCACCGCAGCGATCAACACGGTTGCCTCGGCCGCCGCCAATCTCGGTGCCGTCAAGAACCGTATCGCGACCAACACCGAATTCGTCAAGAACCTGATGGACTCCGTGGATCGCGGTATCGGCCAGCTCGTCGACGCCGACATGAACGCGGAATCGACGCGCCTGCAGGCGCTTCAGACCCAGCAGCAGCTCGGCGTCCAGGCGCTCTCGATCGCCAACCAGAACAGCCAGAGCATCCTGTCGCTGTTCCGCTAA